The stretch of DNA AGATAACTGTACTTTCCCCTAGGGATTTCTCGAAAGGAACCATTGCTGATACTGAGACTTCATATACACCCGATCATCTGTATAGTAAGAGGAGACAGCTTCCAGCCACAAGCAAATGCAGGTTCCAAAATTGTGTGACCAAGCATTTAAACTGCCCAGTAATGAAATAGGTAACCATAATAAAAATCGACAATCTAAACAAAAGCCTGCTCAAGGCAATCGTGACAAATAGTAAACATGCCAAGGCCCAAGGGATACACTACTAAAAAGTACCCAAAAAAGAGCTTTTTCATCCAAGAACTTTTTCCTCTTTACTGTTCATCTCTCTTAAGTAcccaaaaaagaatattttctttcatcaGAGTCAAAATGATATGGACTCCATGAAGAACCTACAGTAACAAAGAATATAACAGGGCATTTGCACGTTTTGCACTAAACAACATTTTCTGTCAAATATGAGACTATATAACTtcagaatatttaaaaatgaatgaCAAGTGATAAGATGCAAATCCCTTCTCGCGTTTATTTTAAATCCAACATACTAATCTTCCAACAGCAAAGGGTCAATCAAAATTCTAGGACTCACCAGATATATTTCCTCCAATGTTCTTTGATTTCTATAATACCGATTTAGATTAGTTTCTATCAGTCACCAAGGTAATTTTCACCTTCCCtttagataaaataaagatgCGTTTTATAGACTAGGGCAAGTTTGGTACATGAAAATTAGGGCAGGTTTGTAGGAGTGCAGAAAAATTGCAAGATACTTAAAATTCGAGGTTCTGTATGAATTCATGGATGTGATGCTGGTTTAGACGCACTAGGGCCTATCAAACTataattttaaatctattttggtCAATccatatataaaagttaaaaggcAGATATTGAtcgtaaaataaataaaaaaaataaaaaaaataaaaaaaaaagtgaaggagAAGATATTCACAAAACCTTTTCGATACAAAATCATGAACCAGAACTTGATTTTTGAACCCAAACTTGTTTCTGCAGATTCATTGAAAAATACCTTTAACTAATTAGCACATGATGATCGAAAACACAGAAAAAGTATGAGCAAAATTAGCCATCCAAAGTTTTAAGCCCAATCACCTCATGGGAAACATATCCAGTGCCTTTCCTCGAGTGCTTTCCCTCACCAACAATTGATGAGCCATCAGTATCCTTCACAACATGTGCAGGCCCACGGCGACCAAAATGTTTGTGGGAGCCTGCATGTAATACAAACATTGAAGTTGCGGctagaaaacaaaacatatgCCAAACACAGACAAAGGGCATCCATATTCAGAAGCAATATTGAAGTTACGGGctctccaaaccaaaatctacCATTATCCATGGAAGAATGACTAGTACGTCCAGTTCCAAGGTTTTTAACCTCACCACACCTAGCATTTGCCAGGTCAACATGCGTATCTCCCCGGGATCCTGAAAGATGACAAAcagaataaatagtaaaatacattCCTTGccattaaaattttcttaaaaaaaaaaaagggccacATAAGAACTTTCAGGCTTCCGGCAATAAGAAGATCCCTCCCTCTTCAGTGTATTTGCTTGTACACATTAACCGAAGTGTTTTGATGCAAAGGTAAAATGACGATTACAAATTAATAGTGCTACCACTGATGACTACCAAGTCCTCTTATTATTAACCCAAGAATTACATTATGAAAATGGCACACACCTTCAAAAGAATCTACAAGTGACTGCGaaagttgagaaattgaagatgACAAAGACTCATCACTAGTATGAGATCCATCTGAACGACGAAGAGAAGTCCATACACCACGATCAGGCTTATCCTTATTTCTTGAACGTTTTTCCTGCTTCTCACTACAAAATCCATGCGAGTTATTACCAGCAACCTTGTCATCTGGAGCTGGAATTGGGTCCTTCAAAACCAATTGTGCATGTGGTGGACGGGGAGGTCTCTTGTCCTTTTCTAAATTTGTAGCCTGGATTTGCTGCTCAGACAGGCCCACAAAAGACTGACTTTGACGTGAATCCTTGTTTAAAAGTATTCTTTTGACCGTCCTTTCACTACCTTGGTGTTGCTGGTTCTGCTTGAGAGCAGCTGAACTGATTGTGTTTGCAACTGAAGATGTTATACCCTTTGACAAGCTGCCAGACACCTGCAAAAGGAGTATAATACAGTATTTTAACATTGTGCAGCCCTTCAACTAAAAAGCCACATTTCTACCTGTAAAACAAAATTATGGGGAAAAACACACTGCAGTGAGACAAATCTTATTAGAAATTGCAAAGAGGCAAATAAGTAATCAGCACACACAGAATCACAAAAAATCTGGTTTTTGGAATATTGCCAATGCATAAATGAagcaaagaattttttttttttttttttttttttttctagtaagGTAAGGTTGAAGAGAAGAAATACTTAGGAGTGAAGAATGGACCTAAAAAAACCCTCCTTACACACCAATTATTAATGGCATTGTCTGAATAAAACTTGGAACTCAATTTACACTGCCACAATACATGAGAATAAATTGTGTTCAGTGCCCCAGTTATTTAAGGAAAATATGTTATTTGATGTGATAGCCGATGCACAGAACTCTGTATTTTGAAAGTATTTCAAATAGAATTAGATTATTTAATCTGTCACAAATAGGACAagcacaactttttttttatgtcgggaacctctccaaggcagggcccttcagatccacccctgcagagtaaaccccggtcccgtgcaccgcaccctcggaagtttccctacacggaattggttaaatcgctggctttgCACCAggaggtgtggccccaaaggattgtttgcacccatgaagTGTTGAAcattggaccttgaagggagtgataccccaaggccaaggccttcaccacttgggccaaccccttggggttacAATCACAAAACTAAACATCCAAAgctttttttatcagtaagatAGGGATTTTATTAATGACTAAAAGGGATGATACACAATACAAAGGACATATAAATAATCCACCAACTATCAAAAGGAAACAGGGTTAGGAAATCTTGAAAGCTAAGAGCTGGAGATGGTAACATCATGTTGGGCTATTAATCAGAGATACAGTGGAAAGGCAAATGGTTCCATAGTCAAGTGGACAGTCAAATACAATGTGGGACCATCCAAAGTCATTACTTGGTGAATGTAGAAGGTATTCGATAAGACCTAGCAAGTTAATTGGACAGCCACATATCCTTCTATGATAATATGCTGAAGGCAAATAATTGATCAGAGCTCACACTGCAATTCACAATAAGGAAGAACGACTTTTGGAGATGGAACAGCTCCAGTGTTCAAGTAAGCCTTTGAAGTGTGTCCAACATTAGAAAAGGGACAGACTATAATCAGAATCAcacccaaaaaataaagaagcatAAACTGTCTCACTGGTGGCAAGCTGTCCAAGTTGAGCACATGCTCCAGTCTAAGCaagacttctttttttttccaagtagtCTAAGCAGGAGAAATGTGACCATTGTATAGATTGCCACTTtccatttaaaacataataacttagAACGTTGATGGGTAAATGGGTATATTAATCCGTGattatttgcttttttttccGCTATGCATTTTCAAATGATCCACATCagaacaagaaaacaaattttatcCATACAAAGCAACACCgtacattatatatatgctttgaAAAGTGCCCcaagtaacatatatatatatatatatatatgttggtaagAACTGAAAAAACTTACAtgaaaaatctctctctctttccctttcaGAAGCAGGAATTTCTTTTTCCCAGATTCGTTAGTTCCAGAAATTcctgaaaaattatattagaggTGAACAAGCTCCTAGAAgtatagatataatattaaCATGCCCAGAGAAAGaaataactattcacaaaaaaGATGAATTGATCCAAAAAGAAACAATCTAAAAGAAATTAACTTGGGTATTGCCCTGAATATTCCAGTACCATAAACCCCAAACCGGACAATGTGAACACATATCTTAATCAAGGATACTGCAAGGAACAAGCACACAAAATCACAGACATAAATGGTAAAGATAAATAGACACACGTGCAACCCACTTGTTTTGGATATATAAATCCTTTTTCACCCTGAACCTTATCCATTTTGGCAAAAGAAGGGTATGATATGTAGGCATGTTGATAAAATAAGTGGTCTAACAAACAAGTGTTCCCACTGTAGGTAGTAAAAACTTGAAGGTGATGTTAATAAGAACTGAGCAAGGTAAATATATCAAAGTGAAAACTGAATCGAGCACATGACGACCTCTAAGATATAGATTCAAACAATGGCAACATAAATGCATTAAACTGGAGAAAAAACTATCTAAGTTTTTTAgatagtttctttttttaagtcTAGCTACAAAACTTCCAACTCCTTTGTTTCTAAAACCAGAAAATGTACAAAAAAGAACCAAACCCATCCACACAACTCTTTGAACTACCAGAAACCATTCTTcctagtgtaaaaaaaattcagctCATCATAAGAGCTAAACCCATTtgagaaaatttaaatactgcAAACGTAACAAGTCTGAAAAAATGGAAGTGAGAAAAGAACAAATGGCTAATGCAAGGCAAAAGACATCCAAATTTTTCATGCAATCCCGCAGcaacttttcttttatgatcGGAATCCCACAGTAACTAAGTAGTCCATACCTACATTGGGGTCCTGAAGTGTGAGTGCACATGTTTTTCTCAAGATATCATTAAAAGAagacaggaaaaaaataaagatcaaatcATCACTGAACACTTAATTATTCCATTTCCCAACCATACCACTTTCCTCTGCCAATACTTCAGTCCTAGCAGCAGGAACAACAGTAGCAGACTTATGAGAAAGCAGCTCATCATCTCTCTTTGGAACCAGAAGGTGCATTGACTTGTCTTTGCCACTCATGTTCTTTACAGTGTCCCTCAAAACATACTGCCCATCAGGGAGGAAATAGTATTAATAAACTCCTAAATTTCCAACATCTTGCTTTGAAATCAAGTCTGGATGTCTAGATGCTCAAACACAAATAAAGATGGAAAACAAATACTATATAGCATATACCTCAATCCATATTCACTACAAGTACGACAATGTAATCCAAAAACCATGTTTAACATAAGAAGCTCCAGGAGCAGGAAAATCACGTAAATGGTCTATTTAAATCTGTTTatgttctttctctctctagtcAGCCTTGGGCCTACTAATAAGGtcagcaataaaaaaaatctttaattcaTCATTCAGATTTTGGATCTACAAACCAAAATTAACAtctatatggaaaatgatacacatacaacgcttttttttttttgtttaataagtaaaaatattatatttatatatcaaaaggagtaaccaagtacactgaatgtatacaagagaacaccttgcccataatagaaaaatccctaataacccaaaaagcccgtgaaaaacaacccaaaatacaccaagcccgaccccaaccccttgcttcccgtagaactaaaactctacccaaaaATCCCACcccaacccaaaatacactacAACGCTTTACACaatcttgttttaaatgaagggtattttttgcaaaataactaataaaagtaacatcattttacagaTATACCCtcaatttaaaacatggttgtaTAAAGAGCTGTAAAAAAGGTTGTATGTGCAACATGTAATAGTATCCTTCTAATGTTTCAACTGGCGTATACACAGGAATCacacagaaaatataaaatatgaccattttttttttctacgtaAGAagtaaattatattgatatgaatgaaataggcatagcccatgtacataggaagtatacaaaagaacacataaatacattctaaattaaagacaaaaagtCATGAGCATTGTTTCCATCAagtacaatggctgaaaaccaaagcattaaagtgtgcataaaaaaattatgaagctCCGTCATTGTGCGCTCCATATCTAGATGTCAAACCAGCTTCTGGCACAgggaatgatagaaattttattagacAAACCCAAAGTGggtttgtactttttttttttggtaactaACTTTTATGTTTGTACTTATAATGGTGTAGTGACACTGTGACAGGGACTATCAGTACAATGGATGCAATACGTGTAGGTTTTAACAGATTCTTATAtccataattattaaatcagaAAAGTTATTTTGGGTGCAGTTCCAGTACGTATAATGCAGACAATTTGGCGCAaggaataatttttctattaatagcATTGATCTTGACAGGAACATACTTAAATTTATGTTTCTAAAATTGCAGTATACCCATTATGGTGCAGCTTAGTGATCAAAGGGCAGACTTAAAATGAGACGTAAACCCAAACATCTTGGGTTTGATTATGCACTAAAAGTAGCCCTTAATTATCTAATAAACAGTTATGGGAGGTCAGGTTGTATACTAGAGGTATACATTCAAGGGTTAGTCTGAAGAATCATGCCTTGGTGAGGTTAAACaccatttaaaaaattgtgGCATGTTGCTGCATGCTTTAGGCAGCATACAAACGTTTAAAGAAAGATGTGTACCATAGCGGAGGATATCCTTCTCCTCTCAGAACCTCGCTTCGACGAGGCACCATGATTTCCGGTTGATGATCCAACAGCTCTTCTACTCAATTTCCCATTAGATAGTGATCGCTGTCATTAGACAGATAAGAACTCAGGATTCAATGATAAATGGATCTTTGAGTATAATACACACTATAATGGAAGACGaataatgttctttttttatatataagtaaaataaaattttattgaaacaagtaaacaggcatagcccaagtaaacATGAAGTATGCAACAAagaacacctagttacaagttaggTGCTAGAAAGTGATACAAAAAAGTCATGTAAGATGGCTCCGTTAAAAACACTAGCAGAAgcccaaagaaaataaagtatggAGGAAGACAATTTTAGCTCATCCAGAAAAAattccctatcttcaaagctcAGCCATTCCTTTCAAGCCAAATACACCAGAAGAGACATAAAGGAGTCATTCTCCATACATCAGCAATTTGGGAATAGCCCCGAAGCCTTTTCCAACAAGCAAACAAGTGCACCACcctcttaggcatcacccatgcaAGTCCGGTCCAGTTAAAGATCTTAGCCCATAACATCATTGCCAGCTCACAGAGAAGTAAAAGATGATTCACAGATTCACCACTCTTTTTagacatgtagcaccaatccatcacaatgagtCCAcgcttcctcaagttgtccatAGTCAATATTTTCCCAAAAGATGCAGTCAAATCAAAGAAGCAATTTTAGGCGGCACCTTACTtctccaaatgcacttccagGTAAAGGAAATATGATTTTGACATGACAAAGCCTCTTACAAAGATCATACAGTGAACTTCCTATTCCCGGTATTCATCCAAAGCATCTTGTCTTCCTCAATGCTACCAATGTTCGAAGcatacaacaaaatgaaaaattcagaaataactccaatttcccaatcatggaCAGCTCTCAGAAAACAAACATTCCACTATGAGGATCCACTAGAGCTGTCCAAAAGATCTGACACCGATGCCTCTTGATCAAGATCCATCcggaaaagagaaggaaaaacaaTCTTGAGGGCAGAATTACCACACCAAGTATCATGCCAGAATATGACCCTAGATCCCTCTTCAATTGTGAAGCTAATAAAACAAGCAAATACCTCACATCCATGTCCGATATtcttccacaaacccacacaATGCGCACCCCTCACTTCATTAGGACCCCCcccctcacacacacacacacacacacgagcTCCCATACTCAATAATAGCCTTCCACAAAGACGGTACTGCCATAACTATTTCCCAAGAAGTGCCTTATTAAAGATCCTCAGATTTCGAACTCCTAACCCTCCACTTGAAATGCATCATGTTTTATGCAATGAAAACTACTATATAACCATGAAACAGGAGTATCCAAGTAAATCTTGAAGCATGTATTGCACATAAAGTATGACAATAACTCCAGCTATTCATAACCAGAAATTCTGCAACCCAATTAAATATAATAGGACATGgaataaaaatctatttaacgAGATTTCTTAAACAAATCTGTCCTCACAAACTCGTGAATTAGAAAGATACCCGAGAACCACCCTTGGCAGCTCTTTTCTGACGAACGAAGTCCATCAATGGTGTAACCACAAGAGCGTCTTTTGCAGCACCTGCAAGATCATAGTGAACAGATATCATTATAAGACACACTTTATCCTTAGAAACTCCCAAGCAGCGCAAGATAATTCTCTCATTCTACTTGTATTACAGTATTCTTTAACCTTTTATCTTACTATTTTCAACAGCACATTCTACAATATGAAATCTTTATGACTTACCACCTCGTTCTGCTTCCCTTCTCTCCAATTGTATCTCTGCACTGGGAAGATTCTCGACAGGCTTTGCAAGATATTCAAGAAACTCCAGATACTCGGGATCTAGATGTTAATCAATGAAATACTTGTGTTTATGAAAAAGCAAGTGATTGCATACAAAAGTCACAGGTTAATGATCGCATTTGAAAATACTCCTTAAATTTccagttattttttttgtcaattacCTTTTAATATTGTTCCTTCACGACCATCTTTTTTAGACCACTGTTTTGGAACACGTTGAGAAGGAGCATACTCAACAATAGTTTTAAACTGAGTGCCTGAAAAAGCAAGGGACAGTCTAGTTAAAACTTTGTGTCAATATTATATCCTGCAATTCCTTATTCAAACACGGATGAAACAGAAAGATAGACATGAGGAGCCCCAAATCTACTTTCCAAAAAGACACCCAGCAGCTCGATAATTTTCTAAGCTGTTACTAACTGAATAGAAAGGGCTTCATTACCCATCTGAATCAAAACTGTGGattgaataaaaagataatCACAGAAACACTGGCAACAAGATTGATGTGCCAATCAATCTCTTCAAAAGATATGAGCAAAGATTTACCCTTCTCACTAACAAACAAATGCCCATCAAAGAACTCAGCAAACTCAATAACATCCTCAGGTTTCTTGAAGTCAATATAGGCTCTAGTATAGAATTGATGCTTCATGCTGCAAAACCgtttaaaaaaacaataaaaatatgagaAGGTGTGCAGCAAATGACTTGACTAAATCATAAAAACTAGACCACAGGAACCCgtattaatatatgaatttaaaaGCAAAGTTGATCcatatacttcctgtgtacatggacCATGCTTATCATTATTCATCAATAAAACCTTcattacttgtaaaaaagaTGGAGCTGATCCACCTAAAACAAAGTGTTTCGGAAAGAACCAATGATATATTAACTGGGCTAATAGCCCTCTGTCCAGTAGGCAATTTTCATGCAGCTAGTTTTTGTCTCCCGGAAACATTTCCAGAAGGCACTATCATCTCCACAAATGGATCTATTTTCATCCAGTAACACCAAATGGAGACTAATTTGTCCTTTTTAAGTATCTTGAAGTGGAAAGAAAACCTTAAGTAGCATAAAAGGGTTCTAGTACCCCGTATCCATACGAAGTAGCAAGGTGCATAACCATCCTCACGCTTCCAAGTAACATGAATCTGAGTATTTGTTAACCATGAACCTATAACTAGATAATTATCAATGATCCGATAAAAATTGGATCAATGactgatattaaaaaaaacaaataaataggccCTATGATGATcgtgtaagtttttttttttttttttataattctagCAAAAGTAATCATTCATTATTTGCTTCCATTCAGTCCACCTCTTGATACCACCCAGCTCAGCAGCTATTCAGCTAATTTACTCATTTTTCCCAAGACTTAAAACAGACCTATAGATAATTTTCCACATGCATATTTGCATGTCTTGTGCGTGAAATATATTAAGCCTACTCAGTTTCAAAGACCCATTAAGTATGAAAAAAATGCGAAGCTTACTCAAtccaaaattatttcaaaacccATACAAGCCACAGATTCATACTCCATAAACCCGAACTTAATGGCCCCCAAAGTGTACaatcaatgaaaaatttaaagtctATCCTACTTATTACCAGGCATATAAACCCTAGAAAAGCAGACATATCTCACCAATTCAcagaaaatcaagcaattactCGTACATTAGATTCAATGGtccaaaaactataaaaaaaccCAAAGATCAGAAAGTGGACAACTAAGGAAATTGAAAGCGTTGTTAACTGACATGATACGCATATACCTACACCCGCGCGCATTCCCATTACCACTTGGACGTATTTTCCGAAACTGAAGTGTCTCGAAGCAAAttaattgacaaaaaaaatacagaacATATAAATTTCACCCAAAAcataattgagaaaaaaagagaacaaaCCCTAACCTCGATTTCCCTGGACGGAAAGCGACCCAGTGGTAGCGACCAGCGAAGGCGGCGTCGATTTGGTCCATCAGCGTGGCCTGAGAAATCGCCGGAGGCAGGTGCCGCAGAACCACCTTCGTCCGATCTGACAAGCCCTTCATTTCACACCCAACCAAACACagaagggaaaaaggaaaaaaaaaaaaaccctagagaaaaatGTAGTCGAACTTTTACGAACTGTACGCTTGAAATAGCTTCGGAACAGAGAAATTCTTCCTTGGATTACATCTTCACCGCAAAAATCGAGGCCTATTCCGTGCCCTACTCCTCAATTTCTTTCCCAAACGCCATGCGAGAGAGAGTAATGAAAAAAGAGTGTTTCCAGAGTGAAGAAACGTGTAAGGTTGGGTTTTTTGCGCTTACAGACGTTAACCATATAAACTCAAgcgtgtgtgcgcgcgcgcactTGGGTTGTCTCGGGTCGGGTTGTAGTGGTGTTGAACTGGAAGCTTGTTTccgttttttaaaattattttttaagtttcaattaattatataatcagATTTTATAAGCTTATTAAATATTGCGATGATTTATTCCGAGATCTCAACTTATTTGATGACATCTTATTcaatctcaatatccaaatgtcacttaaatataaatatttttttattttaaatttttaatatttttatttaatcattatctaattattacaattttttaaactttcaaataaaatataaaaaaataattcaaaattttcaaatctcaaaataaaataatattataataatattttaactttataattttttttatttaacttttttttcttattttttcaaatctcataaaatattttaagtaaaattatttcactactatttacgtattatttaattataatttacagactttttatcttattttatctcatcttataacAACCTCCAAAGCAGGCCTTAAACACAAATTATGATGATCACCCTTCTTCCTATTGTGATTATTCTTTCTTTGACAAACTTTCTAAATTTaaagcaaaaataattatttgtttaatttacaattacaaaCCCATCATTTTACTTATATGCGCCATGAATCTTCCACCTTAACcattaataaaagtaatatttccCATTTGTTACTACTTAGACCGTACAGTGTGTCaattttaaatgtttccaaGGATAAAATATAGAATCCTGAAAATTTAGGTGTTAGGATGCACTTAAGTCAAAAAATTACATGTTTgtggataaaaataaaataaatattttagctaaaaaaaattatcaaattaaatcacGATAATATGATATAATGCTTGATATTGATTTAGCTTGTTTTTACAGATAATATGAGTTgggattaaaattaaaaattaaataaaatattattagaatatataattttatttttatttttatttttattttaagatttaaaaaaattaaattatttattttattttatgtaaaaatttaaaaaattgtaataattaaattagataagatgaattaagaaaatttgtgaaaacaaacaatacCATACTACAAAGAGTAGTGTTAGGCTTCTGCCCAACAATTACGAAaatttacctttttattttttctttctttttattttcatatttttttaatatatttaaatatttttaaaaaataaaaaagacatcaatatattaaaaattactttcttttaattattaagtaaaaaaaaaatacataaacaatgaaaataaaaagacaaactCAAAATACTAACATTTCTCCGCGACAAATACAGCACAGCAAAGGATCCATACTACTCCTATTTAGAGTAGGGCTTTTGTCTCTCTCCCAGTCCCTGCCCCATTCATTCACTCCACCCAATAAGGGACAGATTCGACAGAATAGACTTGAATCTCTCTGCCTCTTCAGTCTTCATCCTAcacctcccactctctctctctctctctctctctctctctctctctccgcttCCATCAAGTAAGTCCTCCTTTTCTCTCCGAGTATGTTTGTGTGATCAAAGTACATGTCGGTGTTGGTGTCTTTTGGCGTTATATTGCCGGTATTGCGTATATGTTGGTGTACGATgcgtttctttcttttcttttatttatttttcactgcTGCTTATTTCATATATTGGTTATTTACTGGGTTTTGTATCGTAATTGAAGTTTTGCTTATGTGTTGGTTTATTCGGTGATTTTTCTTTCTGGGTTTGCTGCCGATCAAATAAACTTTGCTTATTTGTTGATTTGTTAATTGTTCCAGCCTTTTGTGTTGCTGGGTTTTGTGTATGTACTTGTTGTGTTGGGTTCTAACTGGGTTTTGTTACTTGTTATTGAACTATGCAGTACATCTCGTGTGATGGGAGATAGAATCCCACCTGGTAGTTACTTCCAGTATCCTCCTGGACTCCCTGCTTCTCCTATCAGGTCTTCTACCCTTCCTTCAGATCGAGAAAGGTTCGTTCAAAACTTAGAGCTCTGCGTTTTCTCTGTTTTACCCTgggatttgttatttttgtgcCCCCCCTCTCTTAACGGGCTATCATCGATACATTTAAAAGCTGATGCATTCGCATTTGATATCCCAGTCTCGGTCATGAGGTTTTATGGTTTTCTTATGacctagttttattatttagattagTGTATTTAATTTGTTCTACCCttatctttgattacctatcaaaaaaaaaaatttgttctaCTCTGAAAACAAAGGTCACATAACTTTGGTGGAAAGGCCTCATTGGCATGGCACTATAAGCTTGGATATGAACCGTATTTCATGCTAAACCATTGAATGCCTAATCGGTAATATGgctaaaaaaagagagagaaaaacaaacagaaaagaaaaggatgatGCAGTAaacagattttataattttgaattaaaaccGCCTCTTATTTCAAGACCATTGCTGGTGAAGTCCTCTTTATATGCTGCTGTTTTGtggatctttttatttattaattttcattcagTCACTGTTTTGCTTCGAGAAGTTTAGTaacttaaatgaaaaatttcaggGCTGTGTTTTCCTctttaaaatctgataaaaatgAAGACTCAATTTTTTTGGTGGCCAAAGATCTTGTGATTGTCGATTGT from Juglans microcarpa x Juglans regia isolate MS1-56 chromosome 3S, Jm3101_v1.0, whole genome shotgun sequence encodes:
- the LOC121257595 gene encoding regulator of nonsense transcripts UPF3-like isoform X1, with the protein product MKGLSDRTKVVLRHLPPAISQATLMDQIDAAFAGRYHWVAFRPGKSSMKHQFYTRAYIDFKKPEDVIEFAEFFDGHLFVSEKGTQFKTIVEYAPSQRVPKQWSKKDGREGTILKDPEYLEFLEYLAKPVENLPSAEIQLERREAERGGAAKDALVVTPLMDFVRQKRAAKGGSRRSLSNGKLSRRAVGSSTGNHGASSKRGSERRRISSAMYVLRDTVKNMSGKDKSMHLLVPKRDDELLSHKSATVVPAARTEVLAEESGISGTNESGKKKFLLLKGKEREIFHVSGSLSKGITSSVANTISSAALKQNQQHQGSERTVKRILLNKDSRQSQSFVGLSEQQIQATNLEKDKRPPRPPHAQLVLKDPIPAPDDKVAGNNSHGFCSEKQEKRSRNKDKPDRGVWTSLRRSDGSHTSDESLSSSISQLSQSLVDSFEGSRGDTHVDLANARCGEVKNLGTGRTSHSSMDNGSHKHFGRRGPAHVVKDTDGSSIVGEGKHSRKGTGYVSHEFKCLVTQFWNLHLLVAGSCLLLLYR
- the LOC121257595 gene encoding regulator of nonsense transcripts UPF3-like isoform X5, whose amino-acid sequence is MKGLSDRTKVVLRHLPPAISQATLMDQIDAAFAGRYHWVAFRPGKSSMKHQFYTRAYIDFKKPEDVIEFAEFFDGHLFVSEKGTQFKTIVEYAPSQRVPKQWSKKDGREGTILKDPEYLEFLEYLAKPVENLPSAEIQLERREAERGGAAKDALVVTPLMDFVRQKRAAKGGSRRSLSNGKLSRRAVGSSTGNHGASSKRGSERRRISSAMYVLRDTVKNMSGKDKSMHLLVPKRDDELLSHKSATVVPAARTEVLAEESGISGTNESGKKKFLLLKGKEREIFHVSGSLSKGITSSVANTISSAALKQNQQHQGSERTVKRILLNKDSRQSQSFVGLSEQQIQATNLEKDKRPPRPPHAQLVLKDPIPAPDDKVAGNNSHGFCSEKQEKRSRNKDKPDRGVWTSLRRSDGSHTSDESLSSSISQLSQSLVDSFEGSRGDTHVDLANARCGSHKHFGRRGPAHVVKDTDGSSIVGEGKHSRKGTGYVSHEKQVWVQKSSSGS
- the LOC121257595 gene encoding regulator of nonsense transcripts UPF3-like isoform X3, producing MKGLSDRTKVVLRHLPPAISQATLMDQIDAAFAGRYHWVAFRPGKSSMKHQFYTRAYIDFKKPEDVIEFAEFFDGHLFVSEKGTQFKTIVEYAPSQRVPKQWSKKDGREGTILKDPEYLEFLEYLAKPVENLPSAEIQLERREAERGGAAKDALVVTPLMDFVRQKRAAKGGSRRSLSNGKLSRRAVGSSTGNHGASSKRGSERRRISSAMYVLRDTVKNMSGKDKSMHLLVPKRDDELLSHKSATVVPAARTEVLAEESGISGTNESGKKKFLLLKGKEREIFHVSGSLSKGITSSVANTISSAALKQNQQHQGSERTVKRILLNKDSRQSQSFVGLSEQQIQATNLEKDKRPPRPPHAQLVLKDPIPAPDDKVAGNNSHGFCSEKQEKRSRNKDKPDRGVWTSLRRSDGSHTSDESLSSSISQLSQSLVDSFEGSRGDTHVDLANARCGSHKHFGRRGPAHVVKDTDGSSIVGEGKHSRKGTGYVSHEFKCLVTQFWNLHLLVAGSCLLLLYR
- the LOC121257595 gene encoding regulator of nonsense transcripts UPF3-like isoform X4; the protein is MDQIDAAFAGRYHWVAFRPGKSSMKHQFYTRAYIDFKKPEDVIEFAEFFDGHLFVSEKGTQFKTIVEYAPSQRVPKQWSKKDGREGTILKDPEYLEFLEYLAKPVENLPSAEIQLERREAERGGAAKDALVVTPLMDFVRQKRAAKGGSRRSLSNGKLSRRAVGSSTGNHGASSKRGSERRRISSAMYVLRDTVKNMSGKDKSMHLLVPKRDDELLSHKSATVVPAARTEVLAEESGISGTNESGKKKFLLLKGKEREIFHVSGSLSKGITSSVANTISSAALKQNQQHQGSERTVKRILLNKDSRQSQSFVGLSEQQIQATNLEKDKRPPRPPHAQLVLKDPIPAPDDKVAGNNSHGFCSEKQEKRSRNKDKPDRGVWTSLRRSDGSHTSDESLSSSISQLSQSLVDSFEGSRGDTHVDLANARCGEVKNLGTGRTSHSSMDNGSHKHFGRRGPAHVVKDTDGSSIVGEGKHSRKGTGYVSHEFKCLVTQFWNLHLLVAGSCLLLLYR